The sequence AACCTCAGATGGTTTGCATTGCCTGCGGTGTCCAACATGTTGCTGGAGATTGGTGGTCTTGAATTCCCAGCGTGTCCTTTTAACGGTTGGTACATGGGCACTGAGATTGGAGTGAGGGACTTCTGTGATACCAAACGCTACAATGTTCTTGAGGTGctacaatatttttaatgttacagtaGAGAAGAAAAAGTTTAGAGTTTTTTTGGTactgatgttctttttttttgttgtcttacAGCGGGTTGGCCGTCATATGGGTTTGGAGACACAAAAACTGTCCTCGCTATGGAAGGATCAGGCTCTGGTGGCCATCAATGTCGCAGTGATGCATAGTTTTCAGGTAAAGTGGATTTATATAGCAAGCTATTGTAAATACTTTGGTAAGAAAAAGAGGATTTTGTATTGGTATATTCAGTAAAACCAGGTGTATGAATTCAGAGATTCCTACAGAAACATGatttttatagcaattttaaGCATGAATGTCCACTCTGAAACCTAATCATCAGCAGGGCCTAAGCAGATCTTACAACATGCGAACTCATATGAATTAGGCAAATTCACCAACAAGTTGCcatgaagggttttttttttttttttttttttttttgctttaattggCTACATGcagaacataaatatattaaaatttaaaaatgactttttaaatttcatgaaTTTATTATTAGGGCACAAAATGTGCAAGGAACTAATTCTAAAACAACACAATTTGTTTTAGTCAGATTACATTTATACTGCAGATttacaaattcataaaaacaattttaaaaaaatgcacaacattCTAAAACCACAAAACTAAACTAATGCAATGAacgtttttttgtattaaattaatatagcctaaaaacattttcaaaaagaaatacttttttcttgcaaacttattcaaaataaaaaaattaatggtcccactttatattgtgtccttAATATCTGTGTACTTACaaagtaactagatgtgtacatagtatgtaaccacagtgtaagtacacataggtacatagtatctacaactgtaatatttctgtaactacacacatgtaacaaccctctGAAcggtttgtgtaagtacaaatgtgtaacaggacatatttaactacattttgtaataaCATGTATAAGAGTAATATTCTGTACTGGAAAGACAATATATGGGTAAAGATTCAATTTGACcttttggtaaatatttatttccagtttttatgacctttttgtcTTACTGGCATACAGAAAAATAAGGTCACCATTACCGACCACCATACTGCATCAGAGTCCTTCATGCAGCACATGGAGATGGAGGTGCGTCTGCGCGGAGGCTGTCCAGCCGATTGGGTCTGGCTGGTGCCACCAATGTCTGGATCTCTAACCCCTGTGTTTCACCAGGAAATGCTGAATTACATTCTGTCACCCTTTTTCTACTATCAGGTACAGTATCATCCTAGTATCTGTTCCGCATTCATCAGAAAAGATGCATTTCTGGAATATTATTGCCAGATTAGTGGTATGTAGCTGTGTGAAATATAATGATGTCCAAACAAAACTTTTGGGATGTTTTTGGTGTAACGTATCTTATCTGTTGCCATGTAAAGCCTGATCCGTGGCTGACACACAAGTGGAAGGTCAAGAAGAGAAATGAGAGGAGGCATACAATCAGCTTCAAAGGATTGATCAGGTACTGTAGTATCATGTTCACACTTCCTCAACCAGAACAACACGGTGCTGTTCTTTCAGAAGAGATCTGTCTGCAACAATGTAATGAATGCTTGAAAGGTTAGCTGTGAACATTTGGTGAGTAGCCATTTTGGCTAaaattcttgttttcttttctctcttctagAGCAGTGCTCTTCTCTCAGACACTCATTAAATCAGCCCTGACCAAGAGGGTGCGTTGCACTGTTCTGTACGCCACAGAAACGGGGAAATCACAGACTTTTGCTAAGAAGCTAAACACCATGATGAATTGTGCCTTCAGATCCCGGGTAAGATGACCGTCACCCCTGATTCATATGTAATTTATCATTCTCCAAGACTCAATTTGAGCATTATTACTCACACTTGGCTGGAAGTGGGCGTATGTGACACATTCAAAATAATATCACCCTCTATTAAAAGTAAAACTAGGAAATTGGTTCCTTGAGGAGCTAAGTACCTGATCTGAACCTTAACATTACATTTGCAGTTTATTTGGGTAAATGATGTGTTGGGTTGTTAAGTGTAAATTctacataaattgtttatatcaaatttatgatctgaataatataatataatataatataaaatataatataatataatataatataatataatataatataatataaatgatatatacaaaaccagtcgtaagtcgcatgggtatatttgtagcattagccagcaataaattgtatgggtcaaaattattgatttttcttttatgccaaaaatcattaggatattaagtcaatatcatgttccatgaagatattttgtaaatttcctaccttaaatatatcaaaacataatttttgatttgtaatatgcgttgctaagaacttcatttgaaaaacttcaaaggcgattttcaatttttcttttatttttttttttgcaccctcagattacagatattcaaatagttgtatctctgctaAATagtgtcctatcctaacaaaccatacatcagtggaaagcttatttattatgctctattttattgtcttattttatgatgcataaatctcaatttcaaaaaattgaccattatggctggttttgtgtcccagggtcacacacacacacacacacacacacacacacacacagatagaataactaataaatctgttaaaaaaatgcactaatctgttaaaactaataaaaaaaactcaaaacttgaTCTTTGTCTTTTCAGCAAACACATACATttgtaatacataaataatttattatttatacaggtCGTTAGCATGGAGGACTACAACTTCAGTGAACTTGAGAAGGAAAGCTTCTTAATTGTTGTCACCAGCACCTTTGGCAATGGAGACTGTCCAGGAAATGGAGAGGTGTGGACATATTTATGCACACTGGCCTTATAGTAATGCTAGTAATGAAAGACTATTATCTGCAAACATAATTAGTGCAGAATTTACAGTgtgtcaaaatgaaaatgtctttaGGAAGAAATCATTTGCTTTTGCAGTGATTATTTGTACAAGAACCACAATAACTAGAATGTGATTCTTGTTTTCTGACATGGTTTCTCTTCTTCTCACAGAGTTTCAAGAAGCAGCTTCTCAGCCTGAAAAACCTCAGAAACAAAGTTAGGTTAGTATTTAAAATctcttacatttattttctctccACTCCTGTATAgagtatgttgttttaattgtttcgTCCCCCATTCAGGTACTGTGTGTTTGGTCTTGGCTCTCGAATGTACCCACACTTCTGTGCGTTCGCCCATGCAGTGGATGATAGGTTTGCAGCGCTGGGAGCCATTCGTGTGTCTTCCACAGGAGAGGGAGATGAGCTGAATGGACAGGAGGAAGCTTTCTCAGCCTGGGCTTGCACTGTCTTTAAGGTctcagtaataaaataagcattGAGCATTCATTGTTTTCAGTGCTTTAAACGGGTGAATGGTAAAACAATGAGATTGTTTTCTGTATGTATAGGATGCATGCAAGGAGTTTAATATTCAAGGTCAGCTTCCAGGGAAAGAAGGTCTGGCAGATTCCTGGGATCCACAGAGGCACAGAGTTCAGAATGACAGTTGTACAGTTGACCGAATCACAGGTACATTTAGACCCATTTCCTTGTAAAAACACATCATTGGAAAATTATGGTCAAAACTTGATGAAACCTGTAGAAGCTGTCAAAAAGGGaagcaaaaattatatattgatcattttcgtgctttttaaaacattttactcaGCAAACTATAATACAGTTCAATATTAATTACAAAGGAATATGGAACTGCTTAATGACATTTAGAAACTTTACATCGAAATATGTAGTTTAGCAATCATTATAATTAGTATTTCAGAATCAGATATGAGAATAACAGATTTATTTGCAATACGTCTgcagtgattattattatttggcttGGCTTTACAGCTCTGTCAGCTCTCCATTCTAAAGCTGTGGTTCCCATGAAACTAAAGAGAAGGCAGAATCTTCAGAGCCCAACGTCAAGGTTCTCAAACCAACTTGTATTCAtgcatctatattttttattaataaaaatagtaataataatagtaacgtTTAGAAATAGGTGCCTtgttatgttgtgtgttttgcCTTATTTTCTCAGAACACAGtacttattaaaaaatgtatgtgttctCAGTCGTGCTACAATATTGGTGGAGTTAGAGATGGATGGAAGCACAGAGACCTTAAATTTTGTCCCTGGAGACCATGTAGGGATTTTCCCAGGGAACTCACCTGAATTAGTAGCTGGCATCCTGAAGCATCTGCCCAATGCCCCTCCTATCAATCAGAGCCTACGCTTGGAATTCCTCAGTGCCTACCCTGGTACTGAACCATCTTATCTTAATTACATAATGGAAGTCTTACACATAATAACATAATCATACCTAATAATGCTGTCCTGCAGATGGTGAAAGGTGGCAGAGAGTTGAAAGAATACCACCATGTCCTCTTGCCCAAGCTCTGACCTATTATCTGGATGTCACCACCCCACCCTCACAAAGCCTCCTCCGCAAACTCTCAAAGATGGCAAAGCAGGAAGATCACAGACAGCGCCTGCTTGCATTAGCATCAGTAAGTCACTTTTTGACAGTTACAGATGTTCCAAAACTATTGATGAGACTAGTAAACAATTTTTGTTCTTTAATGAtattgttaacttaaaaaaatgtttttttttttttttggtcattttaataataaaaaataataataataatcttctaAAAGGTGTGTTTACACAggttttttaataacttttcacAGAACCAACTCATTacagtcatttgttcaggaatctgACTGCATTGgtcattgtgtgtgtttaattcactaaaaataaccaaCTCAGTGGAACCATTATTATGGAAATTGGACTAGACTTGCTGCACTGTTATGAgctcactaaaaagaactgctTTATTACATTCAATCAGCCGGAAATCAGACTACACTGCTTGCAGTTTGTGTTTGATTAACTTTAAAGACCCTGCTCATACGGGTAATTTTTTTAGGAATTTTTACTGGTTGTGCTGTACGTTTTTGATTCACTGGTTAAAAttttatgtgtttgattcactagaAAGAACCAACTCATTTTGGGAATAGGCCCACACTGGTTGCGCTGCTTGTTTTAgagttgcatttgttttgttagCATTTTAAAAACGGTATCCTGAATACATGTGCGAGAACCAGTAACAGAACCTAACGTAATTTGGttccagtatttttttaatgcaaccaATTTGATTTTGCAAGGCAACACTATATAAAGTATTTGTGTATCACTGAAAAATCCAAAGCAGTGAGTGTGCTAAAAGTCCATTCTTTCATGAAATATCTCAATATATTGAAAGTGACAATTTACATAATGGTTTATATGAACGCTTATGACGAAATtcattctaattattttttataaaaaaggtcCATTGTGTGGAATTATCATGGGTTATTTTGACTTTATGTATTGGTTAAATACATACCAAGTCATCCCTCCACAATAGGATTTCCAAGTCTACGCAACATGGAAGGAGTTCTACAAACCTACATTTCTTGAGGTGCTAGAAGAGTTTTCCTCTCTGGAACTTTCTGCGGCCTTTCTCCTCAGCCAGCTGCCTCTACTGAAGCCGCGCCTCTACTCAATCAGCTCCTCCCCAGACCTCCACCCTCAAGAGCTCCACCTCACTGTGGCCGTGGTCAGCTATTACACACAGGGTACAGGAATCCTGTGTTTGCCagcaatcatttattaatttatacctGAACAGTTGAACTCTCCACTAGACATAAAACTTTTTGAATCACTGAAGAAATTTATCTGTTGTAATCATATGTTCTGCTCTCTTTAGAGGGAAAAGGTCCACTGCATTTTGGTCTCTGTAGTACCTGGCTCAATACCATCAAAGAAGGAGACATGGTGCCATTTTTTGTTCATAGGTACCCTTCATTTCACATTCCTAAGATGTATAGGATCTTTTTTTCTAATCGTGACTCACTAACTTGTTCCATTTATGCAACAATTCCAGCTCTGATGGTTTCCACCTTCCATCCGACCCCAGTGCTCCCTGTATTCTTGTGGGAGTTGGGAGCGGCATTGCTCCATTCCGTAGCTTTTGGCAACAGCAATTGCATGACATGAAAAAAACAGGTATTGAATTTTATCTCTTATCACATTCAAGTGGTTTCAAACAGTCCATTGAATTAGCTCACCTCAAGTTTCTGAACCTCAAGTTGTGTTATTTCTTCCAGGTCTGAAAGGGAATCCAGTGACACTCGTGTTCGGGTGTCGAGGTTCAGATACCGATCATCTTTACAAAGAAGAGACTCTGGACATGAGAGATAATGGTACCCTAAGCAGTATCATAACAGCTTACTCAAGACAAACTGGACAACCCAAGGTAGACACACTTGACACTGTAACTGTAATAATATCTAGAAATCtctaatatctgtaaatatctAGTAATATTGATAGTGtgtcataatatataaatatatttataataattattatcatcgCTGTagctgttatattttattatatatattttatttttattatgtaaaatgagtaataattatgaattatttattaatatttaataagtatttattatttaataatatcttatttattatgtatttttcaactttaatttttttctgaaataggTGCTTTGTTATACCTTTTtgctaataaaaaacataaatcattacTTATAGTTAGAactaaaaaatcattctaaatggcAGTTAACACTCTTTGGGGATTGTTGCTTACTCTCTTATGTAACTCTCTTAGGTTTATGTCCAAGACATCTTGCGAGAACAACTGAATGACAAGGTCTTTGAGGTTCTGCACCATAATCCAGGACATCTGTATATCTGTGGAGGCATGAACATGGCCAATGATGTGGCTGCCACTATCAAGGAAATCCTAGTCAGCCGGCTGGGCATCACTCTTACTCAGGCTGAGGAATATCTGTCAAGGCTCAAGGTGAACCTTTAAATTGTTGACACATTTTATAGCTGCTTCAGATAATCATGTCTTACAGCATTTATGCTCCTTTAAAAGGCTCAGTTGTCGTGAATGGTGAACTGTTTGTAGTCTGTAATGATATATGGTCAATAATTTTACATGATTATGCTTTTTTTGTTCACAGAATGAGAAGCGGTACCATGAAGACATCTTTGGATCCTAGTGCTTGAGATCACCTGGACCACTTCAATCTTTTCAATATTCAAACACACCAAAACTGgggatattttaattttttaacttgtaatattttgattttcataCAGCTtccaaaataatgcaaaaacctCTCTTGacttaaaaaattcacaaaatcgCTACACAAATACCCAATAGCAGTGTATTAAATTTCCATGCACCACCCTGATCG is a genomic window of Cyprinus carpio isolate SPL01 chromosome B15, ASM1834038v1, whole genome shotgun sequence containing:
- the nos2b gene encoding nitric oxide synthase 2b, inducible, which translates into the protein MLKWESYTESCKLRKEPKVKMGNQSSKASKNVILHQTKPNTQCENNNVILKKTTPNTQWENKKVIPQQITPNTQWENKKVIPQQITPNTKWENKVNQCPFSKQVKNYQDGLCHQDTLHHRAVKSQICTSKVCEGSIMTPKAMTRCASSTLPSSDDILMQAIDFINQYYKSNKNSKIEEHLSRLEEVTKEIEATGSYQLTTKELEFGAKQAWRNAPRCIGRIQWANLQLFDARKCRTAEDMFQMLCDHIQFATNGGNVRSAITVFPQRTDGQHDFRVWNSQLIRYAGYKMTGGTIIGDPASVDFTEICIELGWTPRYGQFDVLPLVLQANEEDPQFFEIPQHLILEVPMEHPQYKWFKDLNLRWFALPAVSNMLLEIGGLEFPACPFNGWYMGTEIGVRDFCDTKRYNVLERVGRHMGLETQKLSSLWKDQALVAINVAVMHSFQKNKVTITDHHTASESFMQHMEMEVRLRGGCPADWVWLVPPMSGSLTPVFHQEMLNYILSPFFYYQPDPWLTHKWKVKKRNERRHTISFKGLIRAVLFSQTLIKSALTKRVRCTVLYATETGKSQTFAKKLNTMMNCAFRSRVVSMEDYNFSELEKESFLIVVTSTFGNGDCPGNGESFKKQLLSLKNLRNKVRYCVFGLGSRMYPHFCAFAHAVDDRFAALGAIRVSSTGEGDELNGQEEAFSAWACTVFKDACKEFNIQGQLPGKEGLADSWDPQRHRVQNDSCTVDRITALSALHSKAVVPMKLKRRQNLQSPTSSRATILVELEMDGSTETLNFVPGDHVGIFPGNSPELVAGILKHLPNAPPINQSLRLEFLSAYPDGERWQRVERIPPCPLAQALTYYLDVTTPPSQSLLRKLSKMAKQEDHRQRLLALASDFQVYATWKEFYKPTFLEVLEEFSSLELSAAFLLSQLPLLKPRLYSISSSPDLHPQELHLTVAVVSYYTQEGKGPLHFGLCSTWLNTIKEGDMVPFFVHSSDGFHLPSDPSAPCILVGVGSGIAPFRSFWQQQLHDMKKTGLKGNPVTLVFGCRGSDTDHLYKEETLDMRDNGTLSSIITAYSRQTGQPKVYVQDILREQLNDKVFEVLHHNPGHLYICGGMNMANDVAATIKEILVSRLGITLTQAEEYLSRLKNEKRYHEDIFGS